TTCCTAAAATTAGACAAAAATCTGTTCCTTTTAAACCCGTCCTCACAATATATAATCTGTGTTTTGCAGGAAAAGGTTGGTTTTGGCTCATCGTCAGCTGAAAGTGGAAAAGGAAAGAGTAAAATGTCGAAGAATATAACACATGGATATCATTTGGTAAAGGGAAAATCATATCATGACATGGAAGATTATGTTTTTGCACAGTTTAAGCAAGTCAACAACAATGAGCTTGGGCTGTTTGCAATATATGATGGTCATTTGAGCCATGATATACCTGATTACCTGAAGTCTCATTTGTTTGAGAACATAATGAGTGAGGTAATATATACTCATCTGGCCAATTTCTGTTTTATATAAGAAGGCAACTTCAACTAAGAGAGAATGCAAATATGGTTGGAGCGCAAAAAAATTTAAGCAAAGGGATACTTTAGTCACCACATCCCTGCTGTTCTCTCCTTTTCATATAAGTATGGCAATAACTGCTGAATGCAATAGTTCTCATTTTTTTTTGTTGTGCCAGCCCGATTTCTGGACTGAGACAGAGAAGGCAGTCAGAAGAGCATATCACATAACTGACAAAACTATATTGGATAAAGCAGCTGATCTAGGTAGAGGCGGTTCAACAGCGGTTACAGCAAtattaatagatggtaaaaggcTGGTTGTGGCTAATGTCGGGGACTCTAGAGCTGTCATTAGCAAGAATGGAGTGGCAAAACAACTATCGATAGATCACGAACCTAGTAAGGAAAGAAGTAAAATAGAAGACAGAGGTGGCTTCGTATCTAACTTTCCAGGTGACAACATTAACAAGAATTTGCACCCCTCTATATGTTTATATCATTAATGTTAAATCTGGTTGGAGTGAATGTCTGATTGAAAGGAATGGAATGAGTATGTTTTCTTCAGAAATCTCACAGTTCGAGAATGCACTCGCACATTATTACTTTACTTTTCCCTCCTAACTCCATCTTTTCTCCTTTAGTGTCATTCACAGTTTTTCATTCCATTCCATTCTCCCCCAACCAAACGGAAGGATTTGGCATGTTCTGTTTATTTTTATGCATGAGGTTTAATCTACTATTATGATCTTACATTCTATTATATTTATCTGGATTTTTTATTTTTGTCTCTGTTGGTAAATGGTGCTTTAATTATGAACCACATTCGCTCTCTAAGCGTTTTTGTTCCTAACTGAGATATGATTACAGTTAAAGGAAAAGAAGTCTGCATTGGTTTTAGTATTTACATATGTGCTGGTAAATCGAAATTAGATAAGGTTTTTATACTTTCATGGCACATTGTAAAATTAGAATAACAGAGATGTCAATATTTATAGGTGCTAGTCGCATTACATTTTAAGTTCTGCCTTTATGAAAGCAAATATTTATAGGCCATCTTGGTTACAGTTACTAATATAAATGGGCATATTCTAATCAAGACTGATGCCAGAGCCTTGTGTAacttcttaattatttatttttcttatatGTTCGTTGATTGCAGGTGATGTTCCTCGTGTTGATGGACAACTGGCAGTAGCCAGAGCCTTTGGTGACAAGAGCTTGAAGAAACACCTTAGTTCAGAACCAGACGTGTCGGTTGAAATCATAACTGAGGATACAGATTATCTAATTTTAGCAAGCGACGGAATATGGAAGGTTAATATCTTTTAAACTCTGAAGTGTTTGTACATGCTTCTGTTTCTGCAACTTTCTGTTCTGTGTTTTACTTTGTTAAATATTTTGCATTCACATTTCCTGTCAGGTTTTGTCGAACCAAGAAGCTGTGGACTGTATTAAGCAGGTAAAATGTCCTCAAACAGCAGCAAAGCAACTTACTGAAGAAGCGCTTGCAAAGAAGAGCACTGATGATATTTCTTGCATTGTTGTAAAGTTCAGATGATTCTAATCAGGTCCCTCAGCATCCCAAACTCTATTGTTTATGAAATCTTATTATTCAGTCTTTTGCATTATAAAGCTGGTGTTTATGCTGTGTCAGTAACTGTATGTAGTGGTTTTGCTTGATTTTTGTACAATCATTGACCTCGTTGAAGGCAAGTTCGTATAATAAGTTCACCAGAGTTAATAAGTTTGCGACTGCATTAAGCCAGCTCTATAAATCATGAGATTCACAGTGTTGTTTGAACAATGCAATGTATTATAAGTTCCATATAAGCCAGAGACTTAACACAGACACAGAAAAAACACTGGAGTTTCTTTGTGAGTTAAGATGAGCAGTTACACGGTTTGCTCGAAAGCAGTTATAGTAGATACTTTCCTGTTTCGTACTTGAAATGCAAACACAAACACTAAAATTTCCGTGCCATCTTTGTGTCGTGCGGTAAATTACCAGGTCTAGTTTGCTTGAAAACAATCATAGTAGGTTGGAATAAATTGCAAAATTGCTAATGCAAGTGTAAAGACAAGAGAATAATAGAAGAGAAAAAAACAATGTTTAATGATAAAAATGTGAAGAAAATGAGTGCAAAGTGGAAAATATGGCCTAGTTGGTCTAAGCTTTAGTTTACTTTCAAATTATTACAAATTTGATTTCACTATCACTCAGTTTTACCAATTAATAATTTTTGTAATGGTCTTGCACACCAGGCTGGAGTTTGGACTGGGTCAGCCAATAAGCGGCCCAGACTTGGTCTTTGCATTATTAAGTCTCTTCACTAAGAAGTTTCCAAGCTTTTCTTATGTCCATTATTTCTAACATATACCTGCAAGTTAAAAAGACAGTGTTCTGGGTTTGGTCACTACATTCAAATTTATCCTATACCTCTTGCCGTAGCGGTATCTTCACATAAATCAACTTGCATATtgacaattttttttataatttttctaTCAATTACGAGAATTGAACCGATAATCTGGACCACTCTTATAGGGCATGTTTGGCAACACACTTTTAAGTGACTTCTAACTTATAAGTCATTAACATCTTATCGACGAGTGCTTGTCGACCTGAAttataagtcgaatttacaaAGTAAAATTATCCCAACATTTATATAACTCGTAAGTATTCATTTACTTATCACTTATAAttcacttattcattttaaattgtaaattatttattttaagatttctcaAAAGTTATCAACTAGGCCAACTTGAGAATTTAT
The sequence above is drawn from the Apium graveolens cultivar Ventura chromosome 2, ASM990537v1, whole genome shotgun sequence genome and encodes:
- the LOC141706751 gene encoding putative protein phosphatase 2C 39, which produces MNGRDILHKMKEKVGFGSSSAESGKGKSKMSKNITHGYHLVKGKSYHDMEDYVFAQFKQVNNNELGLFAIYDGHLSHDIPDYLKSHLFENIMSEPDFWTETEKAVRRAYHITDKTILDKAADLGRGGSTAVTAILIDGKRLVVANVGDSRAVISKNGVAKQLSIDHEPSKERSKIEDRGGFVSNFPGDVPRVDGQLAVARAFGDKSLKKHLSSEPDVSVEIITEDTDYLILASDGIWKVLSNQEAVDCIKQVKCPQTAAKQLTEEALAKKSTDDISCIVVKFR